A single region of the Nitrosomonas sp. Is79A3 genome encodes:
- a CDS encoding MazG-like family protein, with protein MNELIQKVTTWAEERNLIAGSDPKIQTLKLISEAGKLSRSIANRKDCRNDVGDCFVVIIVLSAMDKYNIGEFIARSDLSKIDDDHDAISSFMYELWEEFGVLSDAINKGNPYRAILDDLLIILSGIARFYNYSLEECLEVAYHHIKD; from the coding sequence ATGAACGAACTAATTCAAAAAGTAACAACCTGGGCAGAAGAAAGAAACCTGATTGCGGGCTCTGATCCCAAGATCCAAACCCTTAAACTTATTTCAGAAGCAGGCAAGTTATCAAGATCAATAGCTAATCGAAAAGATTGCAGAAATGATGTTGGTGACTGTTTTGTTGTGATAATAGTTCTTTCTGCAATGGACAAATACAACATTGGAGAATTCATTGCACGATCAGATCTTTCAAAAATCGATGATGATCATGACGCCATCAGCAGCTTCATGTACGAACTATGGGAAGAATTCGGAGTACTATCGGACGCAATAAATAAAGGCAACCCTTACAGAGCAATTTTAGATGATTTGTTGATCATATTATCTGGAATAGCAAGATTCTATAATTATTCACTGGAAGAATGCCTTGAGGTAGCTTACCACCACATCAAAGATTGA
- a CDS encoding tyrosine-type recombinase/integrase has translation MQVVFADWQNKAMLDIGKDMISKRHSKIGTKRGEAYANLSMRFLRALFNFASAQYEDGSGHAILRENPVMHLTQTRAWYRVDRRQTVIKPHQLASWYQAVLSLKQDKVTNQSALVADYLLFLLFTGLRRQEAATVKWEDIDLNDRFFTLTDTKNREPLTPPLTDFISDLLRSRKAATDSEYVFAGDGKAGYLIEPRRQVQKVTELSSVSFTLHDLRRTFITVAESIDISAYALKRLVNHKMTNDVTAGYIFNDVERLRKSMEQISAQLLRYFEINEEKKILKFPVHQNT, from the coding sequence ATGCAGGTTGTGTTTGCTGATTGGCAAAACAAAGCAATGCTGGATATTGGTAAAGATATGATCTCCAAACGTCACAGCAAAATCGGTACAAAGCGTGGAGAAGCCTACGCCAACCTTTCTATGCGCTTTCTACGTGCACTATTTAATTTCGCTAGTGCACAATACGAAGATGGCAGTGGCCATGCAATCTTACGAGAGAATCCCGTGATGCACCTCACCCAAACCCGCGCGTGGTATCGGGTAGATCGCCGTCAAACTGTTATCAAACCCCATCAACTTGCCTCTTGGTATCAGGCCGTTCTATCTCTAAAACAAGACAAAGTTACTAACCAATCCGCACTGGTGGCTGATTATCTTTTATTCCTTTTGTTTACCGGTTTACGTCGTCAGGAAGCTGCAACCGTGAAATGGGAAGATATTGATTTAAATGATCGTTTTTTCACATTGACTGATACCAAGAATCGAGAACCTTTGACGCCGCCGTTAACTGATTTTATTTCCGATCTTCTGAGAAGCAGAAAGGCTGCAACAGATTCGGAATATGTTTTTGCTGGGGATGGTAAAGCAGGGTATTTAATTGAACCCCGCCGGCAGGTGCAGAAAGTCACCGAATTATCCAGTGTATCGTTTACGCTTCATGATCTACGCCGGACTTTTATCACGGTGGCCGAGAGTATCGATATATCCGCTTATGCACTCAAACGACTAGTGAATCATAAAATGACCAATGATGTAACGGCGGGTTATATTTTTAATGATGTGGAACGCTTAAGAAAATCTATGGAACAAATATCAGCGCAATTATTACGATACTTTGAAATCAATGAAGAAAAGAAAATACTGAAATTTCCTGTTCATCAGAACACTTGA
- a CDS encoding IS630 family transposase: MEKIDARTLKDEALHERRRQVIRLHKRGGKPGQIAQVTELSDTAVKKIIRLYEEGGAAGLKPGRRGRRTGDKRSLSEEQELRLQRLICDKRPEQLKIDFALWNRGAIRQLIEQECGISMPIRTVGHYLKRWGFTPQKPIRRAYEQRLEAVKQWLNEQYPDIAKRAQTEGGEIHWGDETGLVNTDVRGRGFAPKGKTPVTYAPGTRQRLSMIATVTNKGCARWQIIDGNFNSDRLIEFLELLIKDAGKKVFLILDNLRVHHSKPEKAWLEENKEKIECFYLPSYSPELNPEERLNSDLKQAIGSKVPVRTKEKLHAAVDDHMLMLQNNPERVASYFQDPYVKYAA; encoded by the coding sequence ATGGAAAAAATAGATGCAAGAACCTTAAAAGATGAAGCGCTGCATGAACGTCGCCGGCAAGTGATTCGTCTTCACAAGCGAGGCGGCAAACCTGGGCAAATAGCGCAGGTTACGGAGCTGAGCGACACGGCTGTGAAGAAGATTATTCGACTTTATGAAGAAGGTGGTGCAGCTGGACTAAAGCCTGGTAGACGCGGCCGACGTACGGGTGACAAACGCAGCCTAAGCGAAGAGCAGGAGTTGAGATTGCAACGGCTTATTTGTGATAAGCGTCCTGAGCAACTGAAGATAGATTTTGCGTTGTGGAATCGTGGGGCGATAAGACAGTTAATTGAGCAGGAATGTGGCATATCCATGCCGATACGCACGGTGGGACACTACCTCAAGCGTTGGGGATTTACCCCGCAGAAGCCGATCCGACGTGCTTATGAACAACGCCTGGAGGCGGTAAAGCAATGGCTCAATGAGCAATATCCGGATATTGCCAAGCGCGCTCAAACTGAAGGCGGGGAGATTCACTGGGGTGATGAGACAGGATTAGTCAATACGGATGTGCGAGGACGTGGCTTTGCACCCAAGGGAAAAACACCCGTGACCTACGCTCCTGGCACGCGGCAACGGCTGTCAATGATTGCCACTGTAACCAACAAAGGCTGTGCACGCTGGCAGATTATTGATGGAAATTTCAATTCAGATAGACTCATTGAATTTCTCGAACTACTGATCAAGGATGCAGGGAAGAAAGTGTTCTTGATCCTGGATAATTTGAGAGTGCACCACAGCAAACCAGAGAAGGCTTGGCTGGAAGAAAATAAGGAAAAGATCGAATGCTTTTATTTACCCAGCTACAGTCCGGAATTAAATCCAGAAGAAAGATTAAACTCAGATTTGAAGCAGGCTATCGGTTCGAAAGTTCCGGTGCGTACCAAGGAGAAATTACATGCCGCTGTCGATGATCATATGTTGATGCTGCAGAATAATCCAGAGCGCGTTGCTTCTTACTTCCAAGATCCGTACGTAAAATATGCCGCTTAA
- a CDS encoding helix-turn-helix domain-containing protein, whose product MTLQKIKSIHGKDEYVLLPVAIYRALKDQIEKELAACATNQSSEQAYEPFILEDYVDNPVALARIKEGITQEQLAQRLGVSQAYVSQLERRSHLTNKMLERVRIAIREEG is encoded by the coding sequence ATGACATTACAAAAAATAAAATCCATTCATGGAAAAGATGAATATGTCTTGTTACCTGTGGCGATTTATCGTGCCCTGAAAGATCAGATCGAAAAAGAATTGGCTGCTTGTGCGACAAACCAAAGTTCTGAGCAAGCTTATGAGCCATTTATTCTTGAAGATTATGTCGATAATCCTGTGGCCTTGGCACGCATCAAGGAAGGTATTACCCAAGAACAGCTTGCACAGCGGCTTGGTGTCAGTCAAGCTTATGTTAGCCAGCTCGAACGCCGTTCTCACCTGACCAACAAAATGCTTGAGCGGGTACGTATTGCTATTCGTGAAGAAGGTTAG
- a CDS encoding UPF0149 family protein: protein MRKNHPNTMSEADYDQLSLFLDRFKHELAMNLEMLDGFFTALHCSPEIMPPSTYLPEIWGGGEMPDHEAFESDQQSEIFVKLLLRHWNDVLHRLKNEKVFLPIIFSDESGESFSGNDWAKGFMRGTEFHRADWLDLMDNEEEGGALVAIFALFYEHDPDPSMRPYKEPVSEELREKLLISLSAGVMHIYRYFEPQRKMASQLAKQTGALRREQAKTGRNTPCPCGSGKKYKKCCGEVTLH from the coding sequence GTGAGAAAAAACCACCCAAATACAATGTCTGAAGCTGACTATGATCAGCTTAGTTTATTCTTGGATCGCTTTAAGCATGAACTGGCAATGAATCTGGAGATGTTGGATGGTTTCTTTACAGCCTTGCACTGTTCCCCAGAAATAATGCCGCCAAGTACCTATTTACCAGAAATCTGGGGCGGCGGAGAAATGCCTGATCATGAAGCCTTTGAAAGTGACCAGCAATCCGAAATATTTGTGAAACTATTATTGCGTCATTGGAATGATGTTCTGCACAGATTAAAAAATGAGAAAGTTTTTTTGCCTATCATTTTCAGTGATGAATCGGGTGAGTCTTTTTCCGGTAATGATTGGGCGAAAGGATTCATGCGCGGCACAGAATTTCATCGCGCTGATTGGTTGGACTTGATGGATAACGAAGAAGAAGGCGGTGCATTGGTAGCCATCTTTGCGCTTTTTTACGAACATGATCCTGATCCAAGCATGCGGCCATACAAAGAACCAGTTAGTGAAGAATTGCGTGAGAAGTTATTGATTAGCCTATCTGCTGGTGTAATGCACATTTATCGTTATTTTGAGCCTCAGCGAAAAATGGCATCACAATTAGCAAAACAAACAGGCGCACTGCGCCGCGAACAGGCAAAAACAGGACGTAACACCCCCTGTCCTTGTGGTTCCGGGAAAAAATACAAAAAGTGTTGTGGGGAAGTAACGCTGCATTAG